In a genomic window of Wyeomyia smithii strain HCP4-BCI-WySm-NY-G18 chromosome 1, ASM2978416v1, whole genome shotgun sequence:
- the LOC129724877 gene encoding toll-like receptor 4, producing the protein MDRLCVLLTLLVLVLGALAAPSPAELSCTKHGTDPECIISNITFESTNPEEYIFPKEIAIQLANCTMECFSPELAARLSEVTTELSILDGVAPKLYVKPSLKKITCLRAATSTVLIDPVENHNLELLDLEGVLTAIPENIHYLKKLQVLDLCQNQIDHVKLDAFQGLNHLRKINLGHNRIQSVDSTGNTINLPALTELFLHGNQLTALDLTHLKADNLQRFYVSENQLTRIDSNFPHQFPNLVRTDLFRNKWICEWLEETLRTLNASKVETHSYLPSKICDERGSVKVDVVDCESAIDI; encoded by the exons ATGGATCGTTTGTGTGTCTTATT AACTTTGCTGGTCCTAGTTCTCGGTGCTTTAGCAGCTCCATCTCCAGCCGAACTGAGCTGTACAAAACATGGTACCGATCCGGAATGTATTATCAGCAACATAACCTTCGAGTCAACAAACCCCGAAGAGTACATTTTTCCAAAGGAGATCGCAATTCAACTAGCGAATTGCACTATGGAGTGTTTCTCACCAGAACTAGCCGCAAGATTGTCGGAGGTCACCACCGAACTATCAATTCTTGACGGTGTCGCACCGAAATTATACGTAAAGCCTAGTCTTAAAAAGATCACCTGTCTACGAGCCGCCACTAGTACTGTGCTAATCGATCCCGTCGAAAATCATAACCTAGAATTACTGGACCTTGAAGGAGTTTTGACTGCTATTCCGGAGAATATTCACTATCTTAAAAAGCTGCAAGTCCTAGATTTGTGTCAAAACCAAATAGACCACGTGAAACTGGATGCCTTCCAAGGATTGAACCACCTTAGAAAGATTAACCTAGGACACAATCGCATCCAATCGGTAGATTCCACAGGCAACACGATCAACCTGCCGGCCCTAACCGAACTGTTTTTGCACGGTAATCAACTCACAGCATTGGACTTAACTCACCTCAAGGCGGACAATCTCCAGCGGTTCTATGTGTCGGAAAATCAGCTCACACGAATTGATTCGAACTTTCCCCACCAATTTCCCAACCTGGTGCGAACAGATTTATTCCGTAACAAGTGGATCTGCGAGTGGCTAGAGGAAACGTTACGAACACTGAACGCTAGCAAAGTGGAAACTCATAGCTATCTTCCGAGCAAGATTTGCGATGAAAGGGGATCGGTAAAAGTGGACGTAGTTGATTGTGAAAGCGCAATAGATATTTAG
- the LOC129724885 gene encoding rRNA 2'-O-methyltransferase fibrillarin-like, with product MRAFVLVSCCLALASARPEAGYSYNRPSSGGGSHGGGGGGGGGYSGGHGGGHGGGSSFSSGGGSFGGGSFGGGSFGGGSSGFSSFGGSGFGGSSSFSSGGASFVGSSYGGGGGGGGYSGGQAIIQKHIYVHVPPPEPEEVRIQRPISVAPAQKHYKIIFIKAPSAPAYQAPQIPVQPQNEEKTLVYVLVKKPDDQQDIIIPTPAPTQPSKPEVYFIKYKTQKESSGGYSGNVGASFGADISGSVGGGHDSGHAEDIGSGHSAPAAQYGPPGKSGPY from the exons ATGAGAGCCTTTGTACTGGTGAGCTGCTGTTTGGCCCTGGCTTCCGCACGACCGGAAGCGGGTTACTCATACAACCGTCCGTCATCGGGCGGAGGCTCTCACGgaggcggcggcggcggcggtggtGGCTACTCCGGTGGCCACGGAGGCGGCCACGGCGGTGGTTCCTCGTTTAGCTCCGGCGGAGGATCGTTCGGTGGTGGCTCGTTTGGCGGTGGCTCGTTCGGAGGTGGCAGCAGCGGATTTTCGTCCTTCGGCGGAAGTGGTTTCGGAG GATCATCCTCGTTCAGCTCCGGTGGCGCCAGCTTCGTAGGCAGCAGCTACGGAGGCGGCGGAGGCGGTGGCGGTTACAGCGGAGGCCAAGCCATTATTCAGAAGCACATCTACGTGCACGTACCACCCCCAGAGCCGGAGGAGGTCCGCATCCAGCGACCAATTTCGGTAGCCCCGGCCCAGAAGCACTACAAGATCATCTTCATCAAGGCTCCGTCCGCTCCGGCCTACCAGGCACCCCAGATCCCGGTGCAGCCACAGAACGAAGAAAAGACCCTGGTTTACGTACTGGTTAAGAAACCCGATGATCAGCAAGACATCATCATCCCCACCCCGGCACCAACGCAACCCAGCAAACCCGAGGTCTACTTCATTAAGTACAAGACCCAGAAGGAATCGTCCGGTGGATACTCCGGCAACGTTGGAGCCAGCTTTGGTGCCGATATTAGCGGTTCTGTTGGCGGTGGTCACGATAGCGGACATGCGGAAGATATCGGTAGCGGACACTCGGCTCCAGCTGCCCAGTACGGACCGCCCGGCAAATCTGGACCCTACTAA